A DNA window from Hydrogenothermus marinus contains the following coding sequences:
- a CDS encoding DUF2628 domain-containing protein: MEIRKLLEEFSEEIIKDFVQKNSDYYLAKWRLLASKNSKISWNWSAFLFGVMWLGYRKMYLYSFIFVLLTIFTIIPILGLFISLALWIGLGMIGNYLYGKFTYNKLTELKIAFPEESKFQEEVLKAGGTSVLGSFIALFIAIFVWIIIMLLINALVMHQPYSYTNF, encoded by the coding sequence ATGGAAATAAGAAAGCTTTTAGAAGAGTTTAGTGAAGAAATTATAAAAGATTTCGTGCAGAAAAATTCTGATTATTATCTTGCAAAATGGAGACTTTTAGCATCTAAAAATTCTAAAATATCTTGGAATTGGTCTGCATTCTTGTTTGGTGTTATGTGGCTTGGATATAGAAAAATGTATTTATATAGTTTTATATTTGTATTATTAACCATCTTTACTATAATACCAATCCTTGGTCTTTTTATAAGTTTAGCTCTTTGGATTGGCCTTGGTATGATTGGAAATTATCTATATGGAAAATTTACATATAATAAACTTACTGAATTAAAAATTGCTTTTCCAGAAGAATCTAAATTTCAAGAAGAAGTATTAAAAGCAGGAGGAACATCTGTTTTAGGCTCATTTATAGCATTATTTATAGCTATATTTGTATGGATTATAATAATGTTGCTTATAAACGCTTTAGTAATGCATCAACCTTATTCGTATACAAATTTTTAA